One genomic segment of Theobroma cacao cultivar B97-61/B2 chromosome 6, Criollo_cocoa_genome_V2, whole genome shotgun sequence includes these proteins:
- the LOC18595033 gene encoding dynamin-2A isoform X2 — protein MEAIEELAELSESMRQAAAILADEDVDETSSSSSKRSSTFLNVVALGNVGAGKSAVLNSLIGHPVLPTGENGATRAPISIDLARDGSLSSKSIILQIDNKSQQVSASALRHSLQDRLSKGSSGRSRDEIYLKLRTSTAPPLKLIDLPGLEQRIVDDSLLREYVEHNDAILLVIVPAAQAPEISSSRALRIAKEYDSEGTRTVGIISKIDQAASDSKALAAVQALLSNQGPPKTSDIPWVALIGQSVSIASAQSGSASSDNSLETAWRAENESLKSILTGAPQSKLGRVALVDTLAGQIRNRMKLRLPNLLSGLQGKSQIVQDELLRLGEQMVSTAEGTRAIALELCREFEDKFLQHITGGEGNGWKIVASFEGSFPNRIKQLPLDRHFDINNVKRIVLEADGYQPYLISPEKGLRSLIKGVLELAKEPSRLCVDEVHRVLLDIVSAAANATPGLGRYAPFKREVVAIASAALDGFKNEAKKMVVALVDMERAFVPPQHFIRLVQRRMERQRREEELKNRSSKKALDAEQSILNRATSPQTGGQQSEGSLKTLKDKSSKQEKDVQEGSALKTAGPGGEITAGFLLKKSGKTNGWSRRWFVLNEKTGKFGYTKKQEERHFRGVITLEECNIEEVADDESGSSKSSKDKKANGPDSGKGPSLVFKITSRVPYKTVLKAHSAVLLKAESTADKVEWLERLRNVVESKGGQVKGESAPPMRQSLSDGSLDTMARRPADPEEELRWMSQEVRGYVEAVLNSLAANVPKAVVLCQVEKAKEDMLIQLYSSVSSYWGMTLLSCFDG, from the exons ATGGAGGCAATCGAAGAATTGGCAGAGCTTTCCGAATCGATGAGGCAAGCGGCTGCTATCCTTGCCGATGAAGATGTCGATGAGACCTCATCATCCTCCTCCAAACGCTCCTCCACTTTCCTGAACGTCGTCGCTCTCGGCAATGTC GGGGCTGGTAAATCTGCAGTCTTGAACAGTCTAATTGGGCATCCTGTTCTG CCAACTGGTGAAAATGGTGCCACTAGAGCTCCTATCAGCATTGATTTGGCTAGAGATGGTTCTTTAAGCTCTAAATCAATCATCTTGCAAATTGACAATAAATCTCAACAAGTTTCTGCAA GTGCTCTTCGGCATTCTCTACAGGATAGATTAAGCAAAGGTTCTTCAGGCAGGAGTCGTGATGAAATATATCTGAAGCTTCGTACTAGTACAG CCCCACCattaaaattgattgatttacCTGGACTGGAGCAAAGAATTGTGGACGACTCATTG CTCAGAGAGTATGTTGAACATAATGATGCTATTTTGCTTGTTATCGTGCCTGCTGCTCAGGCGCCAGAAATTTCATCCTCCCGAGCACTTAGGATTGCGAAGGAATATGATTCAGAAG GGACCAGAACTGTTGGCATCATTAGTAAAATTGATCAAGCTGCTTCAGACTCAAAAGCCCTTGCAGCAGTTCAGGCTCTTTTGTCAAATCAGGGACCACCTAAAACTTCTGATATTCCATGGGTTGCTTTAATCGGTCAGTCTGTTTCTATAGCTTCAGCTCAATCTGGAAGTGCTTCATCTGATAATTCTTTAGAAACGGCTTGGCGAGCGGAGAATGAAAGTCTCAAATCAATTTTGACCGGAGCCCCTCAAAGCAAACTCGGGAGAGTAGCTTTGGTAGACACCCTTGCTGGCCAGATACGTAACCGTATGAAACTCAGGCTTCCAAATCTCCTTTCAGG GCTTCAGGGGAAGTCTCAAATAGTCCAGGATGAATTATTGAGGCTTGGTGAACAAATGGTTAGTACTGCTGAAGGCACAAGAGCTATTGCGTTGGAGCTGTGCCGTGAATTTGAGGACAAATTTCTGCAACACATAACGGGTGGTGAA GGAAATGGTTGGAAAATTGTTGCTAGTTTTGAGGGAAGTTTCCCTAACAGGATTAAGCAGCTCCCTTTGGACAGACATTTTGACATAAACAATGTCAAGAGG ATTGTCTTAGAAGCTGATGGTTATCAACCCTATCTGATATCTCCAGAGAAGGGTTTAAGATCTTTGATAAAAGGTGTCTTAGAGCTAGCAAAAGAACCTTCACGTTTATGTGTTGATGAG GTTCACCGTGTATTGTTGGATATAGTTTCTGCTGCTGCAAATGCTACACCTGGTCTTGGAAGATATGCTCCTTTTAAGAGAGAG GTTGTGGCAATTGCAAGTGCTGCACTTGatggttttaaaaatgaagCCAAAAAGATGGTTGTTGCACTAGTGGATATGGAACGTGCGTTTGTTCCCCCTCAACATTTCATTCGTCTGGTGCAAAGGCG AATGGAGAGACAGCGTCGAGAAGAAGAGCTGAAGAATCGGTCCTCCAAGAAGGCACTTGATGCAGAGCAGTCAATTCTTAATCGG GCAACTAGTCCTCAAACAGGTGGACAACAATCTGAAGGAAGCTTAAAAACGTTGAAAGATAAATCAAGTAAGCAAGAAAAAGATGTACAAGAGGGATCAGCGCTGAAGACTGCTGGACCTGGTGGTGAGATAACAGCAG GATTCTTGCTGAAGAAAAGTGGCAAAACAAATGGGTGGAGTAGGCGATGGTTTGTTTTGAATGAGAAAACTGGCAAG TTTGGTTATACAAAAAAACAGGAGGAAAGGCATTTTCGTGGTGTCATCACATTGGAG GAATGCAACATTGAGGAAGTTGCTGATGATGAAAGTGGCTCATCCAAAAGTTCCAAGGATAAGAAGGCAAATGGACCTGATTCTGGGAAAGGACCCAGTCTTGTTTTCAAGATAACTAGCAGGGTTCCATATAAGACAGTTTTGAAAG CTCACAGTGCTGTGTTGTTAAAGGCTGAGAGCACTGCAGATAAGGTTGAGTGGTTAGAAAGGTTAAGAAATGTTGTTGAATCTAAAGGAGGGCAAGTGAAGGGTGAATCAGCCCCTCCCATGAGGCAAAGTCTATCTGATGGTTCACTT GATACAATGGCAAGAAGACCTGCTGATCCAGAAGAAGAGCTTCGGTGGATGTCCCAAGAAGTACGTGGTTATGTGGAAGCTGTTCTTAACAGCCTTGCTGCTAATGTTCCAAAG GCTGTTGTTCTTTGCCAAGTAGAGAAAGCGAAAGAAGACATGCTCATTCAATTATATAGCTCTGTTAG